The proteins below are encoded in one region of Streptomyces marianii:
- a CDS encoding SDR family oxidoreductase, with amino-acid sequence MTAQERELPPLSGKAALVTGGSRGIGYGVAEALVARGDRVCITGRGEDALKEAVESLGADRVIAVAGKAHDEAHQAVAVERAMEAFGRVDFLVNNAGTNPVFGPIAELDLNVARKVFETNVISALGFAQQTWKAWQKENGGAIVNIASVAGLSASPFIGAYGMSKAAMVNLTLQLAHEFAPAVRVNAIAPAVIKTKFAEALYEGREAEAAAAYPMGRLGVPSDIGGAAAFLTSDQSDWITGQTLVVDGGIFLNAGVH; translated from the coding sequence ATGACCGCACAGGAGCGAGAGCTTCCCCCGCTGTCCGGCAAGGCGGCCCTGGTGACGGGCGGCAGCCGCGGTATCGGCTACGGCGTCGCCGAGGCGCTCGTCGCCCGCGGCGACCGGGTGTGCATCACCGGCCGTGGCGAGGACGCGCTGAAGGAGGCCGTCGAGAGCCTCGGCGCGGACCGGGTGATCGCCGTCGCGGGCAAGGCCCACGACGAGGCGCACCAGGCCGTCGCCGTCGAACGCGCCATGGAGGCGTTCGGCCGGGTCGACTTCCTCGTGAACAACGCCGGCACCAACCCGGTGTTCGGCCCCATCGCGGAGCTCGATCTCAACGTCGCCCGCAAGGTGTTCGAGACGAACGTGATCTCGGCGCTCGGCTTCGCCCAGCAGACCTGGAAAGCCTGGCAGAAGGAGAACGGCGGCGCGATCGTGAACATCGCGTCCGTCGCGGGACTCTCCGCGTCCCCCTTCATCGGGGCGTACGGCATGAGCAAGGCGGCCATGGTCAATCTGACCCTCCAGCTGGCGCACGAGTTCGCGCCGGCGGTCCGGGTCAACGCGATCGCCCCCGCCGTGATCAAGACGAAGTTCGCCGAGGCGCTGTACGAGGGCCGGGAGGCCGAGGCCGCCGCGGCGTACCCGATGGGCCGGCTCGGTGTCCCGTCGGACATCGGCGGGGCCGCGGCGTTCCTCACATCCGACCAATCGGACTGGATCACGGGGCAGACACTCGTGGTGGACGGCGGTATCTTTCTCAACGCCGGAGTCCACTGA